A part of Sulfurimonas sp. HSL-1716 genomic DNA contains:
- a CDS encoding pirin family protein produces MLEKIEKDKMFVSNQGWLRSRFHFSFAEYRDYDNMKFGVLRVLNDDIVHPQSGFPMHPHRDMEIISYIVEGEMTHKDSMGNEKTLHRGDVQYMSAGEGIYHSEYNNHKTDDLRLLQIWILPPRKGLSKIYDDASFGYEERKNRLLHIVSDEEGDAKVKIHQNVNIYVCELDAGRNILHSIKENRQLYFVQIEGTADVNGLHPQGTLHVDSGDAIKITQESRLHISALSDAHFLFIEMKAH; encoded by the coding sequence ATGCTGGAAAAAATAGAAAAAGATAAGATGTTCGTATCAAATCAGGGATGGTTACGGAGTCGGTTTCATTTCTCTTTTGCCGAGTACAGAGACTACGACAATATGAAGTTCGGAGTTCTGCGCGTATTAAACGACGATATTGTGCACCCGCAGAGCGGATTTCCCATGCATCCTCACCGTGATATGGAGATCATTTCCTATATCGTCGAGGGCGAAATGACACATAAAGACTCGATGGGAAACGAAAAGACTCTTCATCGGGGAGATGTTCAGTACATGAGTGCTGGAGAGGGCATCTATCATTCCGAATACAATAACCATAAGACAGATGATCTCAGACTTTTGCAGATATGGATACTGCCTCCTAGAAAAGGTCTAAGCAAGATATACGACGATGCATCGTTTGGATATGAGGAAAGAAAAAACAGACTTCTTCATATCGTTTCGGATGAGGAGGGTGATGCTAAAGTAAAGATACATCAAAATGTTAATATTTATGTATGTGAACTTGACGCAGGGAGGAATATCTTACATTCGATAAAAGAGAACAGACAGCTTTATTTCGTACAGATAGAGGGAACTGCGGATGTCAACGGCTTACACCCACAGGGCACTTTGCATGTAGACAGCGGCGATGCTATAAAGATAACGCAGGAAAGCCGCTTACATATAAGTGCTTTGAGCGATGCACATTTTCTTTTTATCGAGATGAAAGCTCACTGA
- a CDS encoding ABC transporter permease, with amino-acid sequence MKSGIRISVIKAFILKEITELIRTRLIIMVYMMPSMVTVLFGYGIAMDVTHSRINIIDYDNTKLSRELISKFQHSKYFDATLKLQNEKEALDSIKQADTDIVLIIPSSFEKNLVKGQKVELGVFIDAAFANRASTMQSYVQGVILSAAAQNAPMISLNTRTLFNQAMRDEDAIVPGLIGLVLLVAPAILTALLIVKEKEKGTIFNFYASPINKFEFLIAKLLPVFLLHSLNIFILFLWATLLFKVPFRGSFFLYWMSSEMYILISLSIGMLISIVTSRQIVAVVMTVIITILPAFLYSGMLMPISSMQGASWVEAHLFPVMYYNHILYDTFLIGQGFDSSKIVLYLFIMAGFFITLLTSGVLLLKKEMR; translated from the coding sequence ATGAAAAGCGGCATAAGAATTTCGGTCATAAAAGCGTTCATTCTCAAAGAGATAACCGAGCTGATAAGGACGCGCCTTATCATCATGGTCTATATGATGCCCTCGATGGTCACCGTGCTTTTTGGATACGGGATAGCCATGGACGTGACGCATTCGAGAATAAATATCATAGATTATGACAACACGAAGCTTTCAAGAGAGCTTATCTCAAAGTTTCAGCATTCAAAGTATTTCGACGCGACGCTCAAACTTCAAAACGAAAAAGAAGCTTTGGACTCGATCAAACAGGCAGATACCGATATCGTACTGATCATCCCGAGCTCGTTTGAAAAAAATCTTGTCAAAGGGCAGAAAGTGGAGCTGGGGGTCTTTATCGATGCGGCTTTTGCAAACAGGGCAAGTACGATGCAAAGCTATGTGCAGGGAGTCATACTCAGCGCGGCTGCACAGAACGCTCCGATGATCTCACTGAACACCCGTACGCTGTTCAATCAGGCGATGAGGGACGAAGATGCCATAGTCCCGGGACTCATCGGACTCGTCCTGCTCGTGGCGCCCGCTATTCTGACGGCACTCTTGATTGTCAAAGAGAAAGAAAAAGGAACGATATTCAATTTTTATGCATCGCCTATCAACAAGTTCGAGTTTTTGATCGCAAAGCTTCTCCCCGTCTTTTTGCTTCATTCTCTCAATATCTTCATCCTTTTTCTCTGGGCAACGCTGCTTTTTAAAGTCCCTTTCAGAGGCAGTTTTTTCCTGTACTGGATGTCAAGCGAGATGTATATTCTCATAAGTCTGAGCATAGGGATGCTTATATCGATCGTCACAAGTAGACAGATCGTAGCCGTGGTAATGACGGTCATCATCACCATCCTGCCTGCGTTTTTATACTCGGGGATGCTGATGCCTATCTCTTCGATGCAGGGTGCATCCTGGGTCGAAGCCCATCTGTTTCCCGTTATGTACTACAACCATATTCTCTACGATACCTTTTTGATAGGTCAGGGTTTTGACTCCTCAAAGATAGTGCTTTACCTTTTTATCATGGCAGGTTTTTTCATAACCCTGCTCACAAGCGGAGTGTTGCTCCTTAAAAAGGAGATGAGATGA
- a CDS encoding PAS domain-containing protein produces the protein MSEFLTGTQTASPFEGQFPDGHPVRVYLEENLLIRKYISELRSINIQQHYEYFKELFSKLCDVEKHFVRKENQLFPYLEKYGWTSPSQNMWAFHDQIREEIKQARQAIESKDFQSIVYTANTVFRSLEHILQVEEGRLLPNAMNMLSEEDWKEFREGDEEIGWMFSTAPTPYPEPEYVHPSKDTKKRKLPFGLEDKTHYDEGYLTPEQVNSIFRILPVDITYVDENDRVVFYNRGDERVFPRSAGIIGREVKFCHPPKSVDQVLRILDEFKKGTKDVADFWIQFKGKFVHIRYFAVRDEQMNYKGVIEMSQDVTDIRALQGEKRLLEWD, from the coding sequence ATGAGCGAATTTTTAACAGGCACACAAACGGCATCACCTTTTGAAGGCCAATTCCCGGACGGGCACCCCGTACGGGTCTATCTCGAAGAGAATCTTTTGATACGTAAATATATTTCCGAACTGCGTTCTATCAATATCCAACAACATTATGAGTATTTCAAAGAACTTTTTTCTAAGCTGTGCGACGTGGAAAAACACTTTGTACGCAAAGAAAATCAGCTTTTTCCCTATCTGGAAAAGTACGGCTGGACCAGTCCGAGCCAAAATATGTGGGCTTTTCACGATCAAATACGTGAAGAGATCAAGCAGGCCCGCCAAGCGATAGAATCGAAAGACTTTCAGAGTATCGTCTATACGGCAAACACTGTTTTTAGAAGTCTCGAGCATATTCTACAGGTTGAAGAGGGAAGGCTGCTGCCAAACGCTATGAACATGCTTAGCGAAGAGGATTGGAAAGAGTTCCGTGAGGGTGATGAGGAGATCGGCTGGATGTTCAGTACAGCGCCTACACCTTACCCGGAGCCGGAGTATGTTCACCCAAGCAAAGATACGAAAAAGCGCAAACTGCCTTTTGGTCTCGAGGATAAAACTCACTACGACGAAGGTTATCTTACCCCCGAGCAGGTCAACTCTATCTTTCGGATACTTCCTGTGGACATTACCTATGTCGATGAGAACGATCGCGTCGTGTTTTACAACCGCGGCGATGAACGTGTCTTCCCGCGAAGTGCAGGTATCATTGGCCGCGAAGTAAAGTTCTGCCATCCTCCAAAGAGCGTCGATCAAGTGCTGCGTATTCTTGACGAGTTCAAGAAAGGAACAAAGGATGTGGCTGATTTTTGGATTCAGTTCAAAGGCAAATTCGTCCATATCCGCTACTTTGCCGTGCGCGACGAACAGATGAACTATAAAGGTGTTATCGAAATGAGCCAGGACGTCACCGATATCCGTGCGCTCCAAGGTGAAAAAAGACTGCTTGAGTGGGATTGA
- a CDS encoding MarR family transcriptional regulator — protein sequence MKINIEKSYGTRADNSMKTWIQLFRTYNKIRAKESVYIQSFGLTMNQFQILEVLYHRGDMNVGAITKLTMGTPGNVTVVVRNLKRDGWINSVADLKDKRASILSITQKGKEIIEKLFPGHAKNFEEYFEVLNEDETQTLFALLRKLNKAQ from the coding sequence TTGAAGATAAATATAGAAAAAAGTTACGGGACAAGAGCCGACAACTCTATGAAAACATGGATACAGCTTTTTCGTACTTATAACAAGATAAGGGCAAAAGAGTCTGTATATATCCAGTCGTTCGGGCTGACAATGAATCAGTTTCAGATTCTTGAAGTGCTGTATCACAGAGGTGACATGAACGTAGGGGCGATAACAAAACTTACTATGGGTACGCCCGGTAATGTTACGGTCGTTGTCAGAAATCTAAAAAGAGACGGTTGGATCAATTCCGTTGCTGATTTAAAAGATAAAAGGGCTTCTATACTTTCCATTACCCAAAAAGGTAAAGAGATTATAGAGAAGTTGTTTCCCGGTCATGCGAAAAACTTTGAGGAGTATTTCGAGGTTTTGAATGAGGATGAAACACAAACGTTATTTGCATTGTTAAGAAAACTGAACAAAGCACAGTAA
- a CDS encoding efflux RND transporter periplasmic adaptor subunit: protein MKKILLSLMILFSALNAEGIYATFDVKADKSASLAFYASGIVEKVYVDVSSYVKKGDKLAELQNSDLQASLEMAKSSLEDARVNLAFTLRDYERQKKIKKLIDEALFDKYKLAYERAKAVFAEAQANVAYKKALLDNTVLYAPFDGVIFNKDIEAGDVVSSMTLKTVFNIQSRSKRKLIVEFDQTHWKEVKVGDLFRYKVDGDTKEYTGKISKIYPSANNSNRKIKAEVRADDFIVGLFGDGYIQTDKK from the coding sequence ATGAAAAAAATATTACTGAGTCTGATGATACTCTTCTCGGCATTGAATGCAGAAGGCATCTACGCGACGTTTGATGTAAAAGCGGACAAGAGCGCATCTTTGGCTTTTTATGCAAGCGGCATCGTCGAGAAGGTCTATGTGGATGTCTCTTCGTATGTAAAAAAGGGAGACAAGCTCGCAGAGCTTCAAAACTCCGATCTTCAAGCCTCTTTGGAGATGGCAAAAAGCAGTCTGGAAGATGCAAGAGTGAACCTTGCATTCACTCTGAGAGATTATGAGAGACAAAAGAAGATAAAAAAACTTATAGACGAAGCGCTGTTTGACAAGTACAAGCTGGCATACGAAAGGGCAAAAGCGGTTTTTGCCGAAGCTCAGGCAAATGTCGCTTATAAAAAAGCGCTGCTTGATAACACCGTTCTTTACGCGCCTTTTGACGGGGTGATTTTCAACAAAGACATAGAAGCGGGCGATGTGGTGAGTTCCATGACGCTAAAGACCGTTTTCAATATTCAAAGCAGGTCAAAGAGAAAACTTATAGTCGAATTTGACCAGACGCATTGGAAAGAGGTCAAAGTCGGAGATCTCTTCAGATACAAAGTGGACGGGGATACAAAAGAGTACACGGGGAAAATATCGAAGATATACCCTTCGGCAAATAATTCCAACAGAAAGATCAAAGCAGAAGTAAGAGCAGATGATTTTATCGTAGGACTGTTTGGAGACGGATATATCCAAACAGACAAAAAGTAA
- a CDS encoding TolC family protein: MRRIALLLIPAFIYADNLKELLDYATQKSDLVVAKTLAQEAKKKELSSQKRGYLPTLDLGGLYQRYDERNPIQPGTTYVGYAKVGLDIYDGGRRSALVDQKKSELLSSGYESEATKKSLSLQITKTFYNIKTLQASLDAKTEAQKSLKAQLYRMQQFYIAKVATKDDVDRLQAAFDTNSYNIDALKLQILSAKKQLELLVGKSVDVLQKSSFKEVNEDSYELSDDTKALIAQKDSLGYTARSVSSVYYPNIRVEDSYSLYEYDGTDGIPQSYLPPKNQNKVMVTANIRLFDFGAVSQSEEALMLNAQSLKAQIHYKTKEQKINFEIAEEGLKTSRAEIKSAKSALDAATSAFKTIEEKYNAGIVDNVTYLDALSSLTDAKALYTKALNDEQIAYATYYFYGGKNIGEYLQ; encoded by the coding sequence ATGAGAAGAATCGCACTGTTATTGATCCCCGCTTTCATTTATGCGGATAACTTAAAAGAGCTGCTGGATTACGCTACACAAAAAAGTGATTTGGTAGTAGCAAAGACACTCGCTCAAGAGGCCAAGAAAAAAGAGCTTTCTTCACAAAAAAGAGGCTACCTTCCTACTCTTGATCTTGGCGGACTTTATCAAAGATACGATGAACGTAATCCTATCCAGCCTGGAACTACCTATGTAGGTTACGCAAAAGTGGGACTTGATATCTATGACGGAGGAAGACGTTCGGCATTGGTGGATCAAAAGAAAAGCGAACTGCTCTCAAGCGGATATGAGAGCGAAGCAACAAAAAAAAGCCTCTCTTTACAGATCACGAAGACTTTTTACAATATAAAAACACTGCAGGCTTCACTCGATGCAAAAACGGAAGCACAAAAGTCACTCAAAGCACAACTCTACAGAATGCAGCAGTTTTATATAGCAAAAGTGGCTACAAAAGACGATGTGGACAGACTTCAAGCGGCATTTGACACCAACAGCTACAATATAGATGCCCTCAAACTGCAGATACTCTCTGCAAAAAAACAGTTGGAACTGCTTGTCGGAAAATCGGTTGACGTACTGCAGAAATCCTCTTTTAAAGAGGTCAATGAGGACTCTTACGAACTTTCAGACGATACAAAAGCACTGATCGCACAAAAAGACTCTTTAGGCTACACGGCACGTTCTGTTTCAAGTGTGTATTATCCAAACATCCGTGTTGAAGACAGCTACAGTTTGTATGAGTATGACGGAACAGACGGAATACCTCAAAGCTATTTACCGCCTAAAAACCAGAATAAAGTGATGGTCACGGCAAATATCCGTCTTTTTGATTTCGGTGCAGTCAGCCAAAGTGAAGAAGCGCTTATGCTCAACGCCCAGTCATTGAAGGCACAGATACACTACAAAACAAAAGAGCAGAAGATAAACTTCGAGATAGCCGAGGAGGGACTTAAAACATCAAGAGCGGAGATAAAAAGTGCAAAAAGTGCTTTGGATGCCGCAACAAGCGCATTTAAGACCATTGAAGAGAAGTACAATGCGGGAATCGTGGATAATGTGACATACTTGGATGCATTAAGCTCGCTTACAGACGCAAAAGCTCTTTATACAAAAGCCCTTAACGATGAGCAGATCGCCTATGCGACCTACTATTTCTATGGTGGCAAGAATATAGGAGAGTATCTACAATGA
- a CDS encoding lipid A deacylase LpxR family protein encodes MKRSSFLLALFCSMSLYGDQFSFQLYNDYFAGTDKHFTNGFALSWLDSERSKDDANISGGYSDMMLGLINKIPFTDTAEYKSYTAGASISQIMITPKDTTLTTPQYDDIPYAGYMALSLFLFKWDENSVKEYRVDMGVVGKESGAGNLQKSFHRLIKNKIPQGWDTQLRTRYIVNTLFRYGKKNWQKHTAGGLDMDIFSHCGFQAGNFVTDAFAGSMFRFGKNYTQNFNVHYPYLKEEASLLHLNKKQKGFGWALSAGINIEALAYSYILDGAKSEGYYTDKNYVNGSLYLGGDLYYDAHKLTYFYQMQSSYITSQKTPDIYGGLMYTYRF; translated from the coding sequence TTGAAAAGATCGTCGTTTTTGCTCGCTCTTTTTTGCTCGATGAGCCTTTATGGGGATCAATTCTCGTTTCAGCTGTATAATGATTATTTTGCGGGAACGGACAAGCATTTCACGAACGGATTTGCCCTGAGCTGGCTTGACAGCGAGAGATCAAAAGATGATGCCAATATCTCTGGCGGTTACAGCGATATGATGCTCGGTCTTATAAACAAGATACCTTTTACAGATACGGCGGAGTATAAGAGCTATACTGCGGGAGCGAGCATAAGCCAGATAATGATCACCCCAAAAGATACTACGCTTACAACGCCTCAGTATGACGATATTCCCTATGCCGGGTATATGGCACTGTCGCTGTTTTTGTTTAAGTGGGATGAAAACAGCGTTAAAGAGTACAGAGTAGATATGGGAGTAGTGGGAAAAGAATCCGGAGCCGGAAATCTGCAAAAATCCTTTCACAGGCTCATAAAAAACAAAATACCTCAAGGGTGGGATACTCAGCTGAGAACGCGCTACATTGTAAACACTCTTTTCAGATACGGGAAAAAAAACTGGCAGAAACATACTGCCGGCGGTCTCGATATGGATATATTCAGCCACTGCGGTTTTCAGGCGGGTAATTTTGTCACGGATGCGTTTGCCGGCAGTATGTTCCGTTTTGGAAAAAACTACACCCAAAACTTTAACGTGCATTACCCCTATCTAAAGGAGGAGGCTTCTCTTTTGCATCTTAACAAAAAGCAAAAAGGGTTCGGATGGGCTCTTAGTGCGGGGATAAATATCGAAGCACTGGCATACTCCTATATTTTAGACGGAGCAAAGAGCGAGGGGTACTATACGGATAAAAATTACGTCAACGGTTCATTGTATCTGGGAGGGGATCTTTATTACGATGCTCATAAACTGACATATTTCTATCAGATGCAGTCATCATACATCACAAGCCAGAAAACCCCAGACATATACGGCGGACTTATGTATACGTACAGGTTTTAA
- a CDS encoding ABC transporter permease: MIRVFLVVFAKEMASFMRSPMLVLLVLYSFTIDIYVAGDGIDIEPRNVVVGYVDNSGGGISQKILSSLHTPEFVRPIRFNSQKDLSQAIFNKEVMVGLVFDSDFETLYRQKKDTQLNVLLDATSASQGFTTLSYLQNIILGFEQIDIPLELKIHKLFNQNSDNKSFMALSELLSLITMLVVILTAIVFVKEKEEGTWDIMLLMPVDPRITILAKSFSQVIIVTFGVVLSLGFVLFYIFDTPMNGSFWAFMLLTFLYSFASAGIGLFVAAVAKDIMQVAQFSIVIMMPLIFLSGAWTPVYAMHPILEFFSLFSPLRYYIEGSESIFYRGTPFLELYPYFLGVMSLGILLYWIGFRKIGRLF; the protein is encoded by the coding sequence ATGATACGTGTATTCTTGGTGGTTTTTGCAAAAGAGATGGCAAGCTTCATGCGTTCGCCGATGCTTGTCCTTTTGGTCTTGTACTCTTTTACGATAGATATCTATGTAGCGGGTGACGGCATCGATATAGAACCGAGAAACGTCGTTGTAGGGTATGTGGACAACAGCGGAGGCGGGATCAGTCAAAAAATACTTTCCTCTTTGCACACGCCCGAGTTCGTTCGGCCGATCCGTTTTAATTCGCAAAAGGACCTGAGTCAGGCGATCTTTAACAAGGAGGTGATGGTCGGTCTTGTCTTTGATTCGGATTTTGAGACGCTTTACCGCCAGAAAAAAGATACCCAGTTAAACGTTCTTCTCGATGCTACATCAGCTTCTCAAGGGTTTACGACGCTTTCGTATCTGCAAAACATCATCTTAGGATTCGAACAGATAGATATTCCTCTCGAGCTGAAGATACATAAACTTTTTAATCAAAACTCCGATAATAAATCCTTTATGGCACTCTCAGAACTGCTTTCGCTCATCACGATGCTTGTGGTCATTCTCACCGCTATCGTGTTTGTAAAAGAGAAGGAGGAGGGGACTTGGGATATCATGCTGTTGATGCCGGTCGATCCGAGGATAACCATCCTGGCTAAAAGCTTTTCTCAGGTTATCATAGTCACTTTTGGGGTCGTGTTAAGCCTTGGATTTGTTTTGTTTTATATCTTTGACACCCCTATGAACGGCTCGTTTTGGGCATTTATGCTGCTGACGTTTCTGTATTCGTTCGCAAGTGCGGGAATAGGGCTTTTTGTAGCAGCCGTGGCAAAAGACATCATGCAGGTGGCACAGTTTTCCATAGTCATCATGATGCCTCTCATCTTTTTAAGCGGTGCATGGACGCCGGTGTATGCGATGCATCCGATACTGGAGTTCTTCTCACTTTTTTCTCCTTTGCGTTATTACATAGAGGGCAGTGAGAGCATATTTTACAGAGGGACGCCGTTTTTAGAGCTTTATCCCTACTTCTTGGGTGTCATGAGCTTGGGAATCCTTCTATACTGGATAGGATTTAGAAAGATAGGAAGACTCTTTTGA
- a CDS encoding YceI family protein yields the protein MRLKDVLLASILSAGSLLAGTYKVDPNHSNVAFKVRHMMISNVKGEFKKFDGSFVYDEKTKTLRSLKGEIEVSSLSTDNAKRDAHLKSADFFDAKKYPVIRFNLTKTNGDTAYGKLTIHGITKEVKMELETSGTVVKDPWGNTRTGLSLSGKINRKDFGLNWNQVIETGGVMVGDEVKMSVELEGILQK from the coding sequence ATGAGATTAAAAGACGTATTATTAGCTTCTATATTGAGTGCGGGTTCTTTGTTGGCAGGAACCTATAAAGTCGATCCAAACCATTCCAACGTTGCATTTAAAGTGAGACATATGATGATCTCAAATGTCAAAGGGGAGTTTAAAAAGTTTGACGGAAGTTTCGTTTATGACGAAAAGACAAAAACTCTGCGCTCCTTAAAAGGCGAAATCGAGGTGAGTTCGTTAAGTACAGATAATGCCAAAAGAGATGCTCATCTCAAAAGTGCGGATTTCTTCGATGCAAAAAAATATCCTGTGATACGTTTTAACCTTACTAAAACGAACGGCGATACCGCTTACGGCAAATTGACTATCCATGGTATAACAAAAGAGGTTAAGATGGAACTTGAAACCAGCGGAACCGTTGTAAAAGATCCTTGGGGCAATACAAGAACAGGGCTGTCGCTTTCAGGCAAGATCAACAGAAAGGATTTCGGGCTTAACTGGAATCAAGTCATTGAAACAGGCGGAGTGATGGTCGGCGATGAGGTTAAAATGAGTGTCGAACTGGAAGGAATACTGCAAAAATAA
- a CDS encoding class III extradiol ring-cleavage dioxygenase: protein MQPLKKETKRMPALFIGHGNPMNAIEKNEFTDSLKRVGKMLEKPKAILFISAHWTTSYSAAALHSDENVMYDMYGFPDALYNVKYKAKNAEFLIPKLQKLIPSLKVENRDLDHGVWSVLVHLFPKMDTPVIQLSINSTLSLQEHFETGKTLGILREEEVIIIASGNVTHNLREAVLFDKNAPIDSWAKEFDGFVKDSILRGDFDALLDIENRQRYAHLAHPSTEHYIPLLYIAGAMQKGDKSSFLYEGIEHGNLSMRSWMIQ from the coding sequence ATGCAACCTTTAAAAAAAGAAACAAAAAGGATGCCTGCCTTGTTCATAGGGCACGGCAATCCTATGAACGCCATAGAGAAAAACGAATTCACGGACTCGTTGAAAAGAGTGGGCAAGATGCTTGAAAAGCCAAAGGCAATATTGTTTATCTCTGCACATTGGACGACATCCTACAGTGCAGCGGCTCTGCATAGCGATGAAAATGTCATGTATGATATGTACGGCTTTCCAGATGCGCTTTACAATGTGAAATATAAAGCCAAAAACGCAGAGTTCCTGATCCCGAAACTACAAAAACTTATCCCTTCGCTAAAGGTAGAGAACAGAGATCTGGATCACGGAGTCTGGAGTGTGCTTGTTCATCTTTTTCCAAAGATGGATACTCCGGTGATACAGCTGAGCATCAATTCGACATTATCATTGCAGGAACATTTTGAGACGGGCAAAACCCTCGGAATTCTACGTGAAGAGGAAGTTATAATAATAGCAAGCGGCAATGTGACCCATAATCTTCGAGAGGCTGTGCTTTTTGATAAAAACGCACCCATAGACAGCTGGGCAAAAGAGTTTGACGGGTTTGTAAAAGATTCTATCCTGCGAGGTGACTTCGATGCATTATTAGATATCGAAAACAGGCAGCGATATGCGCATCTTGCACATCCGAGTACAGAGCATTACATACCGCTGCTTTATATCGCAGGTGCGATGCAAAAAGGAGATAAAAGCAGTTTTCTCTATGAGGGGATAGAACACGGCAATCTGAGTATGCGAAGCTGGATGATTCAATAA
- a CDS encoding TetR/AcrR family transcriptional regulator: MAIIVDKVQKRRDIALTCKDLVVKKGIAHLTISQITAEAGIGKGTFYEYFQNKEDIVFEIVNILLMEHNAILDKKLSKAGSIKEKIKLFFDFFYNEEEAEVRELYKELISISLSEPVKEILEFQTKCHLTYRQWFTNMLDEAVAKGEIVESAKTLANGLLAFGGGMFISSCVTEAIDDLEYEINSYIDTIFELIEVKK; this comes from the coding sequence ATGGCGATTATTGTAGATAAGGTACAAAAACGCAGGGATATTGCTCTTACATGTAAAGATCTCGTTGTTAAAAAAGGGATAGCGCATCTTACTATTTCTCAGATCACCGCAGAAGCCGGAATAGGCAAAGGGACATTTTACGAGTATTTCCAAAATAAAGAGGATATCGTATTTGAGATCGTGAACATCTTACTGATGGAACATAATGCCATTTTGGATAAAAAGCTTTCAAAAGCCGGTTCAATAAAAGAGAAGATCAAACTGTTTTTTGATTTTTTTTATAATGAGGAAGAGGCTGAGGTGAGAGAGCTCTATAAAGAGCTGATTTCGATCTCTTTATCCGAACCTGTGAAAGAGATATTGGAGTTTCAGACAAAATGCCATCTTACGTACCGGCAGTGGTTTACAAATATGCTGGATGAAGCGGTTGCAAAAGGAGAGATAGTGGAGAGTGCAAAAACACTTGCCAACGGTCTTTTGGCGTTTGGAGGCGGAATGTTTATTTCAAGTTGCGTAACTGAGGCCATCGATGATTTGGAATATGAGATAAACAGTTATATAGATACGATATTTGAACTAATAGAGGTAAAAAAATGA